GCCTCGGCCGCCGGCTCCCCCTCCGCCACCGACAGTGTGATCGGCGCCCTCGCCGACCCCACCCGGCGCCGGCTGCTCGACCTGCTCGCCCAGGAGGGGGAGGCCACCGCGACCGCGCTCGCCGCCCGCCTCCCCGTCTCGCGCCAGGCGATCGTCAAGCACCTCGCGGTGCTCGAGGCCGCCGGCCTCGTCTCCGCCGCCCGCGTCGGCCGGGAGGTCCGCTACGCGGTCCGCCCGGCCGCGCTCGACGCGACGGCCCGCTGGATGGCGGCCCTGGCCGCCGACTGGGACCGGCGCCTCGCGGACGTCAAGCGCCTCGCGGAGGACGGCTGAGGCTCCGGCACCCGGGCCTCCGGCGCCCGGGTGTCCGGCGGTCGGCCCGAACCGGCCCCGTGTCCGGAACCGGCTTACCCTTCCCGGGGATCAGCGGCGAAGCTCCTCCGCTGGCCGTCCGGATTTCGGGGGGGAAACATGACAGGGCGGGTACTCGGCGCCGGTCTGCGGCAGCGGCATCTGGCCATGATCGCGCTGGGCGGTGCCATCGGCGCCGGACTCTTCGTCGGTTCGGGGTTCGGGATCGCCGCCGCCGGTCCCGGCATCCTCGTCTCGTACGTGTGCGCCGGCGTCCTGACCGTCCTGGTGATGCGCATGCTCGGCGAGATGTCGGCGGCCCACCCGGTCACCGGCTCGTTCGCCGAGCACGCGCGCCGGGCGTTCGGGCCGTGGGCCGGGCTGCTGACGGGGTGGATGTACTGGGCGCTGCTCGTCGTGAGCGTCGCCGCCGAAGCCGTCGGGGCCGCGCACATCGTCGGCGGCTGGGTGCCGGCCGTGCCCGGCTGGGTGTGGGTGGCCGTCTTCATGAGCCTGTTCACCGCGAGCAACCTGGCGGGCGTACGGAACTTCGGCGAGCTGGAGTTCTGGTTCGCCGGCCTCAAGATCGTCGCGATCGCCGGCTTCCTCGTGCTCGGAGCCGTCGTCCTCGCCGGTCTGCTGCCCGGCCACCCGTCCCCCGGTACCGCCCATCTCCTCGGCGACGGCGGGTTCCTGCCGCACGGCTGGCACGGTGTCGCCGTCGGCATGGTGGCGGCCGTCTTCGCGTTCGGCGGCCTGGAGACGGTGACCATCGCCGCGGCCGAGTGCGACGACCCGGTCCGGGCCGTCCGCAACGGCGTACGGGCCGTCATGTGGCGGGTCGCGGTCTGCTACCTCGGCTCGATGGCCGTCATCGTCACCCTCGTGCCGTGGAACGCCCCGGGCGTCGCGGAGGGCCCGTACGCCGCCGTGGTCGCGAGCACCGGTGTCCCCGGCGCCGCCGACCTGATGAAGGCGGTCGTCCTCGTCGCGCTCCTGTCCGCGATGAACGCCAACGTCTACGGCTCCTCGCGCATGCTGTTCGCCCTGGTCGGGCGCGGCGACGCGCCCCGCGCCCTCGGCCGGGTGAGTACCGGCGCCGGGGTCCCGGACACGGCCGTCCTCGCCTCCGCCGCGTTCGGTTTCGTCTCGGTCGTCCTCAGCCTGCTCTGGCCGCGCACGGTCTTCCCGTTCCTGCTCAACTCCATCGGCGCCGCGATCCTGCTCGTCTGGGCGCTGATCGCCGCCTCCCACCTGCGCCTGCACGGCCCCTCCGTGCGCGCGGCGCTCGCGCTCGCGGGGATCGGCGGGGTGCTGCTCTTCATGCTGGGCGACCCGGCGAGCCGCATCCAGCTCCTCACGACCGGCGGGTGGGCGGCGGCGCTGCTGCTGTGGGCCTGGTCGAGGAGGGGCGGGCGGGCGCGGACGCCCGGGAGTGCCGTGGCCGTCGCCGGTGAGATCGCCGGTGAGGTCGGTGGCGGCGTCGGGGAGAGCGCCGGCGTCAGGGACGGACGGCGTACCGAGCCAGGAAGAGATCCACTCCCGAGCTGATCACCCGCGTCAGCTCCGCCTCGTCGATCTCGGCGTCGGGCGAGAAGGTCCGGACGAGCTGTGGCACGCCGACGGTGGCCGCCACCAACTGCTGTACGGCGAGCGCCGGGTCGGGCACGTCGAGGGCGCCGCGGGTGTCGAGCTCGGTGAAGGCCTCGACGAGCGGGCCGTTGTTCATGTCGTAGCTGACCCGGTACCAGAGCTGGCCGAGCTGCGGGAAGCGGTCTATCTCGCCGATCACCAGTCGGCGCAGCGACATGATGTCGGGGCGCAGCAGGATGCGGGCCCAGTCGGTGGTGAGCCGGACGAGGGCGGTGCGCAGGTCGGGGGCGTCGGCGAGGGTGGAGTTCGACGGCTCCAGATCCGCGTACGTCTTCGGCAGCACGCCGCCGATGACGGCGAGGAACAGCCGCTCCTTGCTGCCGAAGTGCTTGTAGATCGTCGCCTTGGAGACGCCCGAGCCACGGGTGATCGCGTCCATCGAGGCCGCGGAGTAGCCCTCGGCGAGGAACTCGGCGAGGGCGGCGTCGATGATCGCCTGCCGCTTGCGCGAGGCGGCGTCGGCGGGGTCCGGGATGATCGGGATGCCGTACTCGTCGGTCGCGTCGTCCTGGATGTCGGCTCCGGCGCCCATGGGTGTTCCTTAGGTGTGGTGGCGGGACCGTCAGTATATGAACTGAACGGTTTGGTCTGTAAAGCGTGCCGCCAGGGCGGGCCCGGCAGCGACGCCGATCAGGAACGCCAGGTTGAACAGGCCGATGGCGAGGCCGTGCCGGGCGGCCGGCAGCCCGTCGGTCGCGGCCCCCGTGAGCAGCCCCTGACCTCCGGCCGTGACGAGCGCGCTCGTCCCCGAGGCGACCAGGACGAGCGCAGGCCAGGGCGCCGCCAGTGCCAGGACGGTCGCACCGAGCGACCCGAGGGCGAGGACGGCGCGGACGCGGCGCGCCCCGATCGCCGGGGCCGCGCGGACCAGCGGCCAGGACAGCAGGGCTCCGGCGAGCGCGGCCAGCGAGGCGACGGCCCCGGTCTCCACGGAACTCCAGCCGGTGAGCGCGGCGACGCGCCGCGGAGCCGCGTACAGCAGGGCGAAGTTGACGGTGGCGACGGCGAGCATGAGTCCGGCGGCGACGCGGAAGCCCGGGGCGCGGAGGATGTCGAGGGGGAGGGCGGACCGGCGTCCCTCCGCGCCCGTGCGGGACGGGAGGCCGTCGCGGCCCGCCAGTCTCCGCGCCGGCACGACGACGAGCAGGCTCAGCAGCGGAAGGACCAGGGCCCCGCGCCAGCCGGTCACCTCCGCCAGGGCCGCCCCGGCGAACAGGCCCACCGTGCCGCCCGCCGCGCTGCCGATCGCGACCACACCGGCGGTGCGGCCCGACCGGTCGCGGCCCGCGATCTGGAAGGCGGCGACGTTGAGTCCCGCCGCGCCGGTCGCCTCCAGGACGCGCCCGGCGACCGCCAGGGGCAGGCTCGGGGCGAGGAGGACGAGGGCCGCGCCGAGGGCCACGAGGGCGGCGCCCGCCCCGACGATCCCAGCCGGGCCGCGCCGAGGCCCGGCGACGGCGGAGAGCAGCGGGGTCCCGGCCGCCATGCCGAGTCCGAAGGCCGTCATCAGCCAGGCGGCCGACGCGGGGGAGACGGCCAGCTCGCGGGCGGCCTCCGGGAGGGCGAGGCTCGGCCCCGACACCCCCATCGCGGCGGGCGCGGCGAGCGCGGCGAGCAGGAGGCCGCTCGGCGGCCGGGTCCGGGTCCGGGGCCGGACCCGAAGCCGAATCCAAGCCCAAGTCCGTTCTGGGGAAAGGGCCTTGGGGCGGATCCTGGCCGGGCCGGCGGCCGTCCGGCCGCGCCCGGAGTCCTGGTCGGTACTGGTGGTGGCCATGGAGGGAATGAACTACACCACTCAGTTCAGTGTCAAGACTGAACTGTTCTGTTGACAGACTGAACCGATCGGTTTAGCTTTCTGTTCGTCGGGCCACGGCAGCGGCCGGGCCCGACGGGATCCACGATCCGCAGGCCGACTCATTCACTGATCCGCAGGGGGCATTCCATGACCGAGTCCACGATCCTCGCCATCTCCGGCTCGCTCCGCGCCGACTCGCACAACACGCAACTGCTGCGTGCGGCACAGAAGTTCAACCCCGGCGGTCTGGAGATCGGGATCTACGAGGGCCTGCGGGACATCCCGGCGTACGACTTCGACCTCGACACCCCCGACCGTCGGCCCGCCGCCGTCGACGAGCTCCGCCGCCGCGTCACGGAGGCGGACGGCGTGCTCATCGCCACGCCGGAGTTCAACTACTCGATCCCCGGCGTCCTCAAGAACGCGATCGACTGGCTCAGCACCGACTGGACCCGTACCGAGGGCGTGCCCCTGCGGCACAAGCCCACCGCGATCCTCGGTGCCGGACCGGGAGCCTTCGGCACGGTCCGCGCACAGCTGGCGCTGCGTCAGATCTTCGTCTGCGTCGACGCCGACGTCGTCGTGAAGCCCGAGGTGCACGTCTTCCAGTCGAACGACCGCTTCGACGCCGACGGCAACCTCGTCGACGAGGCGACGATCGGCCTCGTGCAGGGCCTGCTGACCGCGCTCAAGGACAAGATCGACGCGAAGGGCTGAGCGCGCCGGACGTCGTGGCCCGCGCCGACGGCGCCAGCGCCACGGTTCCGGCGGCCGCGACCGCCAGCAGCGCGCCCGCCGCGAGCACACCCCCGCGCGAGCGCCAGGAGAGCACCGACCAGCACGACCGGGCCGAGAGCAGGGATCCGAGACTCGCCCAGGAACCCACGGAGCCGGCCGACATCGCGGAACCGACGGAGCCGACGGACAGGAACGACCCGACCGAGCCGATCGAGAGCGTCGATCCGACCGAGGCGACGGACAGGAACGAGTCCCTCGACCAGAGCGACAGGGACGAACCGCGGCGAGAGGTCATATCTCGATCCTAGGGTCGTTCCGGGCGGTGCGCGCGGGTGGTGCCGGTGCGCGTACGCCGCCCTCCGGGCGACGGCGGAGGGCCGACGACGGGCCCTAACCCGCGCAGGCCGGCAGGAACTCCCGTCCCTCCGGGGTCCCGAGGCGCACCACCGGTCCGGGTCAGTCCAGCTGCGCCATGCGCTGCCGGTTGCCCTCGTCCGTGTCCTGCTGGCTGTTCGACACCTGCAGGATCGCGTCGGGCAGCGCGCCGCTCAGGTGGCCGCCGATGGCGGTGGTGGCCGTGCTGAGCCGGTCGAGGACCAGATCGACGCTCTGGGCCAGGTCGATGGCGAAGGAGCCGCTGCTCTTGACGGAGCCGTGATCGCCGACCGCCGCGTTCAGCTCGGCGGTGGTCTCGCCCCGGACCTTGAGGCCGATCTCGCGGATCCTGCCGGCCGCGAGCTCGTGCTCCTCGTGGTCCACGCGCAGCACGCCGCCGATCGCCCGGCCGGGCGGCATGCCACCCGCCGCCCCGCCGCCGACGCTTCCGCCGAACCCCTTCTCGGCCCCGCTCCCGGCCCCGCCGAAGACCTCGCTCCAGCGGGCCCCGGTGGAGCCGCCGCGGCCCCCGGCCCCGCCCGCGAGATCGTCGGGGACGTTCTCCAGGGCGATCACGGCCGGGTCTGCGAGCACGGACCGGAGGGACGTCAGGAGGTTCTCGACGACCGATCCGTACCGGGCGTTCGCCCTCTGCGCCAGTATCGCGTTCCTCGCGGCGGCCGCCGCCGGGGCGCCCGGGGCCGCTGCCGCCGCCGTCAGTGCGGCCGTGTCGTCCGCGGCCATCCGGGCGGCCGCCGCCACGACGGACGCCTTGAGTTCGGCGATCACGGTCGTCAGCGGGCTCACCGCCGCTGCCAGCGCGCGGGCCGCTCCGGCGACGGGGGTGAGGTCCTGCGCCCTGACCCGGTCCCAGTGCTCCCGCAGCGCGTTCATCGCCTCGCCCTCCCCGGAGGAGAGCAGGCGCTGCATGTGCTGGTTGGCGCCCCATGTGTCGTCGTCGACGGAGTCGGCGAAGGTGCTCAGGCCGGCCGTGAGCAGCGTGTAGCCGTCCTCGTCGACCTCGGGCCAGGCCAGGTCGTACTTCTGGACGGCGGCCCGCTCGATGCTGTCGAGTTCTACCGGCATGTCCTCAACTCCCCCTCGCCACGCGCGTGTTGGCCACGCGCCCCCACGTGTGGCGCTCACGGTCTCACGCGCCTCCGGAGCCCACAAGGCCGGACGGGAGCTGCTCGGAGCCGTCCGGGACTCAGTCGATGTGCACGATCTGGAACGCCTCCGCCATCCGGCCCGGAGGCAGTCCGCCCGCCGTCGCGTGTTCGCCGAGCCAGGTGCGCAGGAGGCCCGCGAGGTCGTCGAAGTGGGCCGTCTGGGAGGTGTGGATGCGCAGCGCCTCGACCTTGCGGTCGAAGACCGGGGTGACGTCCACGTACTGGTTGGGGGTCGGGCCGGTCATCAGCCACAGCTCGTGGACGGTCCACGGGTCGAGGCCCTCGTCCTTCAGCAGGGAGGGGTGGGCGAAGGGGTTGCGGGCCTCGGGGTAGACCGCGCGCAGACAGGCGTCGCCGACGGCGCGGTGGTCGGGGTGGAGGTCGGCGACCCGGGCCCAGTTGATCTCGGGGGAGGGGATGATCGCACGCTGCGGCCGTACCTCGCGTATCACCCGGCACAGGTCGCGGCGGAGTTCCACCGAGGCCTCCACGAAGCTGTCGGGATAGCCGAGGAAGCGGACGTCCGCGACGCCGCTGAGCTTGGCGGAGTGGACCTGTTCGGCGCGGCGCAGATCCGCCATCGCCTGGCGGGGGAGCCGGTCGTCGTAACCGCCGGCGCCGCCGTCCGTGACGATGCAGTACGTGACGCGGGTGCCGCGCTCGATCCACTGCATGACGGTGCCGCTGACGCAGAACTCGATGTCGTCGGGGTGCGCGG
This sequence is a window from Streptomyces sp. NBC_00691. Protein-coding genes within it:
- a CDS encoding TetR/AcrR family transcriptional regulator — translated: MGAGADIQDDATDEYGIPIIPDPADAASRKRQAIIDAALAEFLAEGYSAASMDAITRGSGVSKATIYKHFGSKERLFLAVIGGVLPKTYADLEPSNSTLADAPDLRTALVRLTTDWARILLRPDIMSLRRLVIGEIDRFPQLGQLWYRVSYDMNNGPLVEAFTELDTRGALDVPDPALAVQQLVAATVGVPQLVRTFSPDAEIDEAELTRVISSGVDLFLARYAVRP
- a CDS encoding PIG-L deacetylase family protein; this translates as MRDMEDHDHTVDRPAGSAVDHSARTAPASLLVVAAHPDDIEFCVSGTVMQWIERGTRVTYCIVTDGGAGGYDDRLPRQAMADLRRAEQVHSAKLSGVADVRFLGYPDSFVEASVELRRDLCRVIREVRPQRAIIPSPEINWARVADLHPDHRAVGDACLRAVYPEARNPFAHPSLLKDEGLDPWTVHELWLMTGPTPNQYVDVTPVFDRKVEALRIHTSQTAHFDDLAGLLRTWLGEHATAGGLPPGRMAEAFQIVHID
- a CDS encoding ArsR/SmtB family transcription factor, which gives rise to MPEPSDGEGAEPASAAGSPSATDSVIGALADPTRRRLLDLLAQEGEATATALAARLPVSRQAIVKHLAVLEAAGLVSAARVGREVRYAVRPAALDATARWMAALAADWDRRLADVKRLAEDG
- a CDS encoding MFS transporter, which translates into the protein MATTSTDQDSGRGRTAAGPARIRPKALSPERTWAWIRLRVRPRTRTRPPSGLLLAALAAPAAMGVSGPSLALPEAARELAVSPASAAWLMTAFGLGMAAGTPLLSAVAGPRRGPAGIVGAGAALVALGAALVLLAPSLPLAVAGRVLEATGAAGLNVAAFQIAGRDRSGRTAGVVAIGSAAGGTVGLFAGAALAEVTGWRGALVLPLLSLLVVVPARRLAGRDGLPSRTGAEGRRSALPLDILRAPGFRVAAGLMLAVATVNFALLYAAPRRVAALTGWSSVETGAVASLAALAGALLSWPLVRAAPAIGARRVRAVLALGSLGATVLALAAPWPALVLVASGTSALVTAGGQGLLTGAATDGLPAARHGLAIGLFNLAFLIGVAAGPALAARFTDQTVQFIY
- a CDS encoding NADPH-dependent FMN reductase, translated to MTESTILAISGSLRADSHNTQLLRAAQKFNPGGLEIGIYEGLRDIPAYDFDLDTPDRRPAAVDELRRRVTEADGVLIATPEFNYSIPGVLKNAIDWLSTDWTRTEGVPLRHKPTAILGAGPGAFGTVRAQLALRQIFVCVDADVVVKPEVHVFQSNDRFDADGNLVDEATIGLVQGLLTALKDKIDAKG
- a CDS encoding amino acid permease; amino-acid sequence: MTGRVLGAGLRQRHLAMIALGGAIGAGLFVGSGFGIAAAGPGILVSYVCAGVLTVLVMRMLGEMSAAHPVTGSFAEHARRAFGPWAGLLTGWMYWALLVVSVAAEAVGAAHIVGGWVPAVPGWVWVAVFMSLFTASNLAGVRNFGELEFWFAGLKIVAIAGFLVLGAVVLAGLLPGHPSPGTAHLLGDGGFLPHGWHGVAVGMVAAVFAFGGLETVTIAAAECDDPVRAVRNGVRAVMWRVAVCYLGSMAVIVTLVPWNAPGVAEGPYAAVVASTGVPGAADLMKAVVLVALLSAMNANVYGSSRMLFALVGRGDAPRALGRVSTGAGVPDTAVLASAAFGFVSVVLSLLWPRTVFPFLLNSIGAAILLVWALIAASHLRLHGPSVRAALALAGIGGVLLFMLGDPASRIQLLTTGGWAAALLLWAWSRRGGRARTPGSAVAVAGEIAGEVGGGVGESAGVRDGRRTEPGRDPLPS